The following are encoded in a window of Magnolia sinica isolate HGM2019 chromosome 11, MsV1, whole genome shotgun sequence genomic DNA:
- the LOC131218472 gene encoding uncharacterized protein LOC131218472, which translates to MKNRARAVPLLQKSPDVYKAACNLLKDPTEQTGIDNFMVQQLDGTVNEWGWCKQKVSWLFLIYFYFIGVYDPSCWGIHFQGSHEDGCRSISPFEGKLLFCLTTSKIVHLGLSYKL; encoded by the exons ATGAAGAACCGAGCTCGAGCAGTGCCATTACTTCAGAAG TCACCTGATGTTTATAAGGCTGCATGTAATCTGTTGAAG GACCCAACCGAGCAAACTGGCATTGATAACTTCATGGTACAACAACTTGATGGAACAGTTAATGAGTGGGGCTGGTGCAAGCAGAAGGTATCATGGTtgttcctcatttatttttattttataggagTTTATGATCCTTCCTGTTGGGGCATCCACTTTCAAGGAAGCCATGAAGATGGGTGTCGAAGTATATCACCATTTGAAGGCAAGCTTTTATTTTGCTTAACAACTTCAAAAATTGTCCATTTAGGTCTCAGCTACAAACTTTGA